One genomic segment of Mesoterricola silvestris includes these proteins:
- a CDS encoding zinc metalloprotease HtpX produces the protein MNSVKTFILIMVMTGLLVWAGGLLYGDMGIVLALGFAILMNGVSYFFSDKIVLAAYRAQLVGPADAPELYAIVANLAQRAGLPMPKVAIIPDETPNAFATGRNPDHAVVAVTEGILRALSRPELEGVLAHELGHVKHRDILIGSLAAVLAQAIMLLSRMAFWFAPRRDDDSGSPLVAILVMILGPIAALLLQMAVSRSREYEADDYSAHLTGRPDQLASALGRLAAYNQQVPMRDAQPATAHMMIVNPLRGGGILSLFSTHPPMEKRIQRLNAMAIQMR, from the coding sequence ATGAATAGTGTTAAAACGTTCATCCTGATCATGGTCATGACCGGGCTGCTGGTTTGGGCGGGCGGCCTGCTGTACGGGGACATGGGCATCGTGCTGGCCCTGGGTTTCGCCATCCTCATGAACGGCGTCAGCTATTTCTTCTCGGACAAGATCGTCCTGGCGGCCTACCGGGCCCAGCTGGTGGGGCCCGCCGACGCCCCGGAGCTGTACGCCATCGTGGCCAACCTGGCCCAGCGGGCCGGCCTGCCCATGCCCAAGGTGGCCATCATCCCCGACGAGACCCCCAACGCCTTCGCCACCGGGCGCAACCCCGACCACGCCGTGGTGGCCGTCACCGAGGGCATCCTCCGGGCCCTGTCCCGGCCCGAGCTGGAGGGCGTCCTGGCCCACGAGCTGGGCCACGTCAAGCACCGGGACATCCTCATCGGCAGCCTCGCGGCGGTGCTGGCCCAGGCCATCATGCTGCTGAGCCGCATGGCCTTCTGGTTCGCCCCCCGGCGGGACGACGACTCCGGCAGCCCCCTCGTGGCCATCCTCGTGATGATCCTGGGCCCCATCGCGGCCCTCCTGCTGCAGATGGCCGTGAGCCGCTCCCGGGAGTACGAGGCCGACGACTACTCCGCCCACCTCACGGGCCGCCCCGACCAGCTGGCCTCGGCCCTGGGACGGCTGGCCGCCTACAACCAGCAGGTGCCCATGCGGGACGCCCAGCCCGCCACGGCCCACATGATGATCGTGAACCCCCTGCGGGGCGGCGGGATCCTTTCGCTCTTCTCCACCCACCCCCCCATGGAGAAGCGCATCCAACGCCTCAACGCCATGGCGATCCAGATGCGGTAG
- a CDS encoding protein kinase domain-containing protein, translating into MRERIGKFEIVKMIGHGSMGEVYLAKDPLLDRPVAVKTIRLNASFAPEANARFEREARSAGSLNHPNIVTVFEFGEDEGTHYLAMEYVDGEDLGAAIRGGEHSREDLLELLAQACDGLAFAHDHGIIHRDIKPANILVSRRGRRAQAKLMDFGVAAVEQSELTQKGNWMGTANYMAPEYLDTGKALPASDLFAMGVVLYEILTGGRKPFAGETPASILGAILGRPPAPFTPEELATLNPALLALVDRTLAKDPAERYPSADALAEAIREAAASLARGPGEVPAVRTLVVGKGGKGQCMSLRVALRQADPGMRILVLPGLYRESLVVDKDVTLVGEGGAAEVVIESLQGPCLALNAADVRLGGLTLRSADSSAALQALRGRVLAEGCAFEVAGGPAIQVAGTAAEPTFQDCRIGGAGPVAVLVEAHTVARLEGCEVAGDFLAGVRAGAGARVLLHGCALGGGRGVGVHLLPGAQATLEDCRISGQAAGGVEVEAEARAELRRCRILDSGSIGVLALERGQATLDDCELGGHALAGVHGAHGATLTLRRCRLAGNGGLGGSITDQGLLAMEDCELSGNQEPAVLAHRGATAQLKSCRIFDGKSFGVLCSWRGRAVLEGCEIYGNAGTGAKVEPGGSLLLVRCDLRDGKDTGILLLEDAEATLEECVVHRNARGGILLAREASDPILRGGNRLQDALIRETASGEGVKVAPVRKA; encoded by the coding sequence ATGCGCGAACGGATCGGCAAGTTCGAGATCGTCAAGATGATCGGGCACGGGTCCATGGGCGAGGTGTACCTGGCCAAGGATCCCCTCCTGGACCGCCCCGTGGCCGTGAAGACCATCCGCCTGAACGCGAGCTTCGCCCCGGAGGCCAACGCGCGCTTCGAGCGGGAGGCCCGGTCCGCCGGGTCCCTGAACCACCCCAACATCGTCACGGTCTTCGAATTCGGCGAGGACGAGGGCACCCACTACCTGGCCATGGAGTACGTGGACGGCGAGGACCTGGGGGCCGCCATCCGCGGCGGGGAGCACAGCCGGGAGGACCTGCTGGAGCTCCTGGCCCAGGCCTGCGACGGGCTGGCCTTCGCCCATGACCACGGCATCATCCATCGGGACATCAAGCCGGCCAATATCCTCGTGAGCCGCCGGGGCCGCAGGGCCCAGGCCAAGCTCATGGATTTCGGCGTGGCCGCCGTGGAGCAGTCCGAGCTCACCCAGAAGGGCAACTGGATGGGCACCGCCAACTACATGGCCCCGGAGTACCTGGACACCGGCAAGGCCCTGCCCGCCTCGGATCTCTTCGCCATGGGGGTGGTGCTCTACGAGATCCTCACGGGAGGCCGCAAGCCCTTCGCGGGGGAGACCCCCGCCTCCATCCTGGGCGCCATCCTGGGCCGGCCCCCGGCGCCCTTCACCCCGGAGGAGCTGGCCACCCTGAACCCCGCCCTCCTGGCCCTTGTGGACCGCACCCTGGCCAAGGACCCCGCGGAGCGCTACCCCAGCGCGGACGCGCTGGCCGAGGCCATCCGGGAGGCCGCGGCCTCCCTGGCCCGGGGCCCCGGGGAGGTGCCCGCCGTGCGCACCCTGGTGGTGGGCAAGGGCGGCAAGGGCCAGTGCATGAGCCTGCGGGTGGCCCTGCGCCAGGCCGACCCGGGCATGCGCATCCTCGTCCTGCCCGGCCTCTACCGGGAATCCCTGGTTGTGGACAAGGACGTGACCCTCGTGGGCGAGGGCGGGGCCGCGGAGGTGGTGATCGAGAGCCTTCAGGGCCCCTGCCTCGCCCTGAACGCCGCCGACGTGCGCCTGGGCGGGCTCACCCTGCGCAGCGCCGATTCCTCAGCGGCGCTCCAGGCCCTGCGGGGCCGGGTCCTGGCGGAAGGCTGCGCCTTCGAGGTGGCGGGGGGCCCGGCCATCCAGGTGGCGGGCACCGCGGCGGAACCCACCTTCCAGGACTGCCGGATCGGGGGGGCGGGCCCGGTGGCCGTCCTGGTCGAGGCCCATACCGTGGCGCGCCTGGAGGGCTGCGAAGTGGCCGGGGACTTCCTCGCCGGCGTGCGCGCCGGCGCCGGCGCCCGGGTCCTGCTCCATGGGTGCGCCCTGGGCGGAGGCCGGGGGGTGGGGGTCCACCTGCTGCCCGGTGCCCAGGCCACCCTGGAGGACTGCCGCATTTCGGGACAGGCCGCCGGGGGCGTCGAGGTGGAGGCCGAGGCCCGGGCCGAACTGCGCCGCTGCCGCATCCTGGATTCCGGGTCCATCGGCGTCCTGGCCCTGGAGCGGGGCCAGGCCACCCTGGACGACTGCGAACTGGGGGGCCACGCCCTGGCCGGGGTGCACGGCGCCCACGGCGCCACCCTCACCCTCCGGCGCTGCCGCCTGGCCGGGAACGGGGGCCTGGGGGGCTCCATAACGGACCAGGGGCTGCTGGCCATGGAGGACTGCGAGCTCTCCGGCAATCAGGAACCCGCCGTGCTGGCCCACCGGGGCGCCACCGCGCAGCTGAAGTCCTGCAGGATCTTCGATGGGAAATCCTTCGGGGTCCTGTGCTCCTGGCGGGGCCGCGCCGTCCTGGAGGGCTGCGAGATCTACGGCAACGCCGGCACCGGCGCCAAGGTGGAGCCCGGCGGCAGCCTCCTCCTGGTGCGCTGCGACCTGCGCGACGGCAAGGACACCGGCATCCTGCTCCTGGAGGACGCCGAGGCGACGCTCGAGGAATGCGTGGTGCACCGCAACGCCCGGGGCGGGATCCTGCTGGCCCGGGAGGCCTCCGACCCCATCCTGCGGGGCGGGAACCGGCTGCAGGACGCCCTCATTCGCGAAACCGCCAGCGGCGAGGGGGTGAAGGTCGCACCGGTGAGGAAGGCCTGA
- a CDS encoding pyridoxal phosphate-dependent aminotransferase: MTLLSNQAFETLRQIPLYVPGKPIQEVQRELALESIVKLASNENPWGPSEAVKARVIKAVTGSAYEGLGLYPVSDGFYLRSAIAKRRGLNLGQIILGNGSSEIIEMAAKAALLGGGSGVAPKHSFAIYGIATQTAGGRFIECPCSPTEMDVDAILGAVQLDTRIVFLGNPNNPTGVMLGREGLARLVRELRDDILLVVDQAYSEYEDPETYPDAASFLDERSNLLVLHTFSKIHSLAALRIGYGVGHLKLISLLERVRSPFNTNMLAQVAAETAVQDYAFEAFSRARNAEARQAFFTEAANHKCKATGMAGNFILLESALPAPELFKDLLRAGVIVRPMHGYDLPNHVRVTLGKPEEMEAFWAAASVVLDNVGCGCR, from the coding sequence ATGACTCTGCTGTCCAACCAGGCCTTTGAAACGCTCCGGCAGATCCCCCTCTACGTCCCCGGGAAACCCATCCAGGAGGTGCAGCGGGAGCTCGCGCTGGAATCCATCGTCAAGCTCGCCAGCAACGAGAACCCCTGGGGCCCCAGCGAGGCCGTGAAGGCCCGCGTCATCAAGGCCGTCACGGGCAGCGCCTACGAGGGGCTGGGGCTCTACCCCGTCTCAGACGGCTTCTACCTGCGCTCGGCCATCGCCAAGCGCCGGGGGCTGAACCTGGGCCAGATCATCCTGGGCAACGGCAGCTCCGAGATCATCGAGATGGCCGCCAAGGCCGCGCTCCTGGGCGGCGGCAGCGGCGTCGCCCCCAAGCACTCCTTCGCCATCTACGGCATCGCCACCCAGACCGCGGGGGGCCGGTTCATCGAGTGCCCGTGCAGCCCCACGGAAATGGACGTGGACGCCATCCTGGGCGCGGTGCAGCTGGACACCCGCATCGTCTTCCTGGGCAACCCCAACAACCCCACCGGCGTCATGCTCGGCCGGGAGGGCCTGGCCCGGCTCGTGCGCGAGCTGCGGGACGACATCCTCCTGGTGGTGGACCAGGCCTACTCGGAGTACGAGGATCCTGAGACCTACCCCGACGCCGCGTCGTTCCTGGACGAGCGCAGCAACCTGCTCGTGCTCCACACCTTCTCCAAGATCCACTCCCTGGCCGCCCTGCGCATCGGGTACGGCGTCGGCCACCTCAAGCTCATCTCCCTCCTGGAGCGGGTGCGCAGCCCCTTCAACACGAACATGCTGGCCCAGGTGGCCGCGGAGACGGCGGTGCAGGACTACGCCTTCGAGGCCTTCTCCCGCGCCCGCAACGCCGAGGCCCGCCAGGCCTTCTTCACCGAGGCCGCCAACCACAAGTGCAAGGCCACGGGCATGGCCGGCAACTTCATCCTGCTGGAGAGCGCCCTCCCCGCGCCGGAGCTGTTCAAGGACCTCCTGAGGGCGGGCGTCATCGTGCGCCCCATGCACGGCTACGACCTGCCCAACCACGTGCGGGTCACCCTGGGCAAGCCCGAGGAGATGGAGGCCTTCTGGGCCGCGGCCTCCGTGGTGCTGGACAACGTGGGCTGCGGTTGCCGCTAG
- the ychF gene encoding redox-regulated ATPase YchF produces the protein MAVQCGIVGLPNVGKSTLFNALTRAGAASANYPFCTIEPNTGVVDVPDSRLDDLAAIVNPQRVLPASQEFVDIAGLVRGASKGEGLGNAFLANIRETDAIVQVVRCFVDGDVTHVEGGVDPVRDLAIIDTELIIKDLDGAEKALERHRKIAKSGNKESQQLVAALEKVHGALDGGAWASTADLYKEDLALVKSFGFITLKPMLLVGNISEADIPDPMANPHYAALVAAAAQRGCPVIPICSKLEAEIQELAPEERPLFLEEAGLSEPGLNRLIQASFRLLNLQTYFTAGVKEVRAWTIPIGATAPQSAGVIHTDFEKGFIRAQVIGFEDFIAHKGEQGAKEMGRMRSEGKEYVVKDGDVMHFLFNV, from the coding sequence ATGGCAGTGCAGTGCGGAATCGTGGGCCTTCCCAATGTTGGTAAGTCCACCCTTTTCAATGCTTTGACCCGGGCCGGAGCAGCCTCGGCCAATTATCCCTTCTGCACCATCGAGCCCAATACCGGCGTCGTGGACGTGCCGGATTCCCGCCTGGACGACCTGGCGGCGATCGTGAACCCCCAGCGGGTGCTTCCCGCCAGCCAGGAATTCGTGGACATCGCCGGCCTCGTGCGGGGCGCCAGCAAGGGCGAGGGCCTGGGCAACGCCTTCCTCGCCAATATCCGCGAGACCGACGCCATCGTCCAGGTGGTGCGCTGCTTCGTGGACGGGGACGTCACCCACGTCGAGGGCGGCGTGGACCCCGTGCGGGACCTGGCCATCATCGACACCGAGCTGATCATCAAGGACCTGGACGGGGCCGAGAAGGCCCTGGAGCGCCACCGCAAGATCGCCAAGAGCGGCAACAAGGAATCCCAGCAGCTGGTCGCCGCCCTGGAGAAGGTGCACGGCGCCCTGGACGGCGGGGCCTGGGCCTCCACCGCCGATCTGTACAAGGAGGACCTCGCCCTGGTGAAGTCCTTCGGCTTCATCACCCTCAAGCCCATGCTCCTGGTGGGCAACATCTCCGAGGCCGATATCCCGGACCCCATGGCCAACCCCCACTACGCGGCCCTGGTGGCCGCGGCCGCCCAGCGGGGCTGCCCCGTGATCCCCATCTGCTCCAAGCTGGAAGCCGAGATCCAGGAACTGGCCCCCGAGGAGCGCCCCCTCTTCCTGGAGGAGGCCGGGCTCTCCGAACCGGGCCTCAACCGGCTCATCCAGGCCTCCTTCCGGCTGCTCAACCTCCAGACCTACTTCACCGCCGGCGTCAAGGAGGTGCGGGCCTGGACCATCCCCATCGGGGCCACGGCCCCCCAGTCCGCCGGGGTCATCCACACGGACTTCGAGAAGGGCTTCATCCGGGCCCAGGTGATCGGCTTCGAGGACTTCATCGCCCACAAGGGGGAGCAGGGCGCCAAGGAGATGGGCCGCATGCGCTCCGAGGGCAAGGAGTACGTCGTGAAGGACGGGGACGTGATGCACTTCCTTTTCAACGTCTGA
- a CDS encoding PilZ domain-containing protein, protein MAKLKAGKPADPGTRIEDPAVLRDIFQGLFDSEAEFPIRVEGTSTLPYFSTIRSLHWEEEALVLKLVRPLPHELLVGAVFQFLCAAGEQRYEGHITFLAREGYLQYRFERPAFLLLSDRRVHKRYPFRPRESAYVILQDSGLPGLGVAGPLVNISLGGLALRVDRVIRLDTGVRIPPSTALFERGKGFPRVRVQDLPRIHLLDARGICTHATERGSEVILGVNFTSLTPEEEALIQSALEVRDRLQRGSGPRVEGGAVALRAEGRTLEPAAEMRPPDAQMAAGDLLRRLRRRASAVGLVMPGGPHRADLELRLREAGFHRLLVAGTLVELAALTSAEPRRHPPRLCIVDLSVVRAGDAEPLEAVRAIEAEVAGLGAIPIAILCDAVDPTLLLAQADLTRFVSTEVGPESLATLDAMLGGDSEN, encoded by the coding sequence ATGGCAAAGCTCAAGGCAGGCAAACCCGCCGATCCCGGCACCCGCATCGAGGATCCCGCCGTCCTGAGGGACATCTTCCAGGGACTCTTCGATTCGGAGGCGGAGTTCCCCATCCGCGTGGAGGGCACCAGCACCCTGCCCTACTTCTCCACGATCCGGAGCCTGCACTGGGAGGAGGAGGCCCTGGTCCTCAAGCTGGTGCGGCCCCTGCCCCACGAGCTGCTGGTGGGCGCCGTCTTCCAGTTCCTGTGCGCCGCGGGGGAACAGCGGTACGAGGGCCACATCACCTTCCTGGCCCGGGAGGGGTACCTCCAGTACCGGTTCGAGCGGCCCGCCTTCCTCCTGCTTTCGGACCGCCGGGTGCACAAGCGCTACCCCTTCCGGCCCCGGGAGAGCGCCTACGTGATCCTCCAGGATTCCGGCCTGCCGGGCCTGGGTGTGGCCGGCCCCCTGGTGAACATCAGCCTGGGCGGCCTGGCCCTGCGGGTGGACCGGGTCATCCGCCTGGACACGGGCGTGCGCATCCCGCCCTCCACCGCCCTCTTCGAACGGGGCAAGGGCTTCCCCCGGGTGCGTGTGCAGGACCTCCCCCGCATCCACCTGCTGGACGCCCGGGGCATCTGCACCCACGCCACCGAGCGGGGCAGCGAAGTGATCCTGGGCGTCAACTTCACCTCCCTCACCCCCGAGGAGGAGGCCCTCATCCAGTCCGCCCTGGAGGTGCGCGACCGCCTGCAGCGGGGCTCCGGTCCCCGGGTGGAGGGAGGGGCGGTGGCCCTGCGCGCCGAGGGCCGCACCCTGGAACCCGCCGCGGAGATGAGGCCCCCCGATGCCCAGATGGCCGCCGGCGACCTCCTGCGCCGGCTCCGCCGGCGCGCCTCCGCCGTGGGCCTGGTCATGCCCGGCGGCCCCCATCGGGCCGACCTGGAGCTGCGGCTGCGGGAGGCGGGTTTCCACCGCCTGCTGGTAGCCGGGACCCTGGTCGAACTTGCCGCCCTCACCTCCGCGGAGCCCCGCCGGCATCCCCCGCGCCTGTGCATCGTGGATCTCTCCGTGGTCCGCGCCGGGGACGCCGAGCCCCTGGAGGCGGTGCGCGCCATCGAGGCCGAGGTGGCGGGCCTGGGCGCGATTCCCATCGCCATCCTCTGCGACGCCGTGGACCCCACCCTGCTGCTGGCCCAGGCCGACCTGACCCGGTTCGTCTCCACCGAAGTGGGCCCCGAATCCCTGGCGACCCTGGACGCGATGCTGGGCGGGGATTCCGAAAATTAA
- a CDS encoding response regulator, which yields MIREPILLVDDEEDLRTFLKDALTHDGYRVDDAPDADTALAILSRTHYPVVLTDLNMPGGPTGFDLIAAVHARDPRTLCVVITGYASLETAIRAVKFGAYDFVQKPFRLAEIEAVLDRALDHAVVVGQLQDYQRDLEGRVLARVKENQDLIGEMELLNALLVASHGEVHEAPILRAFLAHFQDRWHPGGHMVLLPAAGDAWELVACEGPRGSSTQGLPPPSRLGEGGEWTWEGGYADGHLIPLRAGGVLLGALFVGFDERSSFHPETPAFLLWRRQLEAALHGLNRARALLDAARPR from the coding sequence ATGATCCGGGAACCGATCCTTCTGGTGGACGACGAGGAGGATCTCAGGACCTTCCTCAAGGACGCCCTCACCCACGACGGCTACCGGGTGGACGACGCCCCCGACGCCGACACGGCCCTGGCGATCCTGTCCCGCACGCACTACCCGGTTGTGCTCACCGACCTCAACATGCCCGGGGGCCCCACGGGCTTCGATCTCATCGCCGCGGTGCACGCCCGGGATCCCCGCACCCTCTGCGTGGTCATCACCGGCTACGCCTCCCTGGAGACCGCCATCCGGGCCGTGAAGTTCGGCGCCTACGACTTCGTCCAGAAACCCTTCCGCCTGGCCGAGATCGAGGCGGTGCTGGACCGCGCCCTGGACCACGCCGTGGTGGTGGGCCAGCTCCAGGACTACCAGCGCGACCTGGAAGGCCGCGTGCTGGCGCGGGTGAAGGAGAACCAGGACCTCATCGGCGAAATGGAGCTCCTCAACGCCCTCCTGGTGGCCTCCCACGGGGAGGTGCACGAGGCCCCCATCCTCCGCGCCTTCCTGGCCCACTTCCAGGACCGCTGGCACCCCGGCGGCCACATGGTCCTCCTGCCCGCGGCCGGGGACGCCTGGGAGCTGGTGGCCTGCGAGGGCCCCCGGGGCTCCAGCACCCAGGGCCTGCCCCCCCCGTCCCGCCTGGGCGAGGGCGGGGAGTGGACCTGGGAAGGGGGCTACGCCGACGGCCACCTCATTCCCCTGAGGGCCGGCGGGGTGCTGCTGGGCGCCCTCTTCGTGGGGTTCGACGAGCGCAGTTCCTTCCACCCGGAGACCCCGGCCTTCCTGCTCTGGCGGCGCCAGCTGGAGGCCGCCCTGCACGGCCTGAACCGCGCCCGCGCCCTCCTGGACGCCGCCCGGCCCCGCTGA
- a CDS encoding glycoside hydrolase family 3 N-terminal domain-containing protein: MERSPAHRLLWTGFTGLDAVQVQPGFQPGGVVLFARNLDPHPVDGPARCHALIRGLQERWGPLAVAVDQEGGAVSRLREWVGLTPGLRAAFEGGGAEACRRWGGLWGRGLRMLGFNVDFAPVADLYDPAPDSALGGRCASADPEETIAAAGAFLEGLEAQGVRGCLKHFPGLGGTRLDSHVGLPETLDPGAIAANLAPFRALAHADRLVMVAHLKVPRSQGLPASLSAPCVAGNPWGVRARWIPDDLQMGGAEGWSWEDKVRHCLLAGHEALLVCQTPEASLACAEAAARMPETLWAPAAARFRGLRRLLHCHAGPFQPDAWRAWVEEVREEAGSIN; encoded by the coding sequence GTGGAGCGGTCCCCGGCGCACCGCCTGCTCTGGACCGGCTTCACGGGCCTGGACGCCGTGCAGGTGCAGCCGGGCTTCCAGCCCGGGGGCGTCGTGCTCTTCGCCCGGAACCTGGACCCCCACCCCGTGGACGGCCCCGCCCGGTGCCACGCCCTCATCCGGGGGCTCCAGGAGCGCTGGGGCCCCCTGGCCGTGGCCGTGGACCAGGAGGGGGGGGCCGTGAGCCGGCTGCGGGAGTGGGTGGGCCTCACCCCGGGGCTCCGGGCGGCCTTCGAGGGCGGCGGCGCCGAGGCCTGCCGGCGCTGGGGGGGCCTGTGGGGCCGGGGGCTGCGCATGCTGGGCTTCAACGTGGACTTCGCGCCGGTGGCCGACCTCTACGATCCGGCTCCGGATTCCGCCCTGGGCGGGCGCTGCGCCAGCGCCGACCCGGAGGAGACCATCGCCGCCGCCGGCGCCTTCCTGGAAGGCCTGGAGGCCCAGGGCGTGCGGGGCTGCCTCAAGCACTTCCCCGGCCTGGGCGGCACCCGCCTGGACAGCCACGTGGGCCTGCCCGAAACCCTCGACCCCGGGGCCATCGCCGCCAACCTCGCCCCCTTCCGGGCCCTGGCCCACGCGGACCGCCTGGTCATGGTGGCCCACCTCAAGGTGCCCCGGAGCCAGGGCCTCCCCGCGAGCCTCAGCGCCCCCTGCGTGGCCGGCAACCCCTGGGGCGTGCGGGCCCGCTGGATCCCCGATGACCTGCAGATGGGCGGGGCGGAGGGATGGAGCTGGGAGGACAAGGTGCGCCACTGCCTTCTGGCGGGCCACGAGGCCCTCCTGGTGTGCCAGACCCCCGAGGCCTCCCTGGCCTGCGCCGAAGCCGCGGCCCGCATGCCCGAGACCCTCTGGGCCCCCGCCGCGGCCCGCTTCCGCGGCCTGAGGCGGCTCCTGCACTGCCATGCCGGGCCCTTCCAACCCGACGCGTGGCGGGCCTGGGTGGAGGAGGTGCGGGAGGAGGCGGGATCTATAAATTAA
- a CDS encoding aldose 1-epimerase family protein: MGTYHIAGDLLRASVRTAGAELCRLQTGSGMDLLWDGDPAVWARQAPNLFPIVGALKNDRLRHKGRDHALGRHGFARDREWALKRLTAHSVTLRLCDDEGTRAAYPFPFELCVTFRIDGNQLRVQYDLHNPGGSVLFASLGAHPAFRWPLHPDIPRESHRMVFEKPEMAFLPVLDARGLLGAGNQPSPLKNRELALRDEIFQEDALIFNPVESRFLRYSAPGAPVVEVSWEGFPQLGIWTRPGAGFVCIEPWRGFASPAAFDGEFGEKPGVFQVGAGATTTSAYTVRVLPG, from the coding sequence GTGGGCACGTACCATATCGCAGGCGACCTGCTCCGCGCCTCGGTGCGCACCGCGGGCGCCGAGCTCTGCCGGCTCCAGACCGGCTCCGGCATGGACCTCCTGTGGGACGGCGACCCCGCGGTGTGGGCACGGCAGGCGCCCAATCTCTTCCCCATCGTCGGGGCCCTCAAGAACGACCGGCTCCGCCACAAGGGCCGGGACCACGCCCTGGGCCGCCACGGCTTCGCCCGGGACCGGGAATGGGCCCTCAAGCGCCTGACCGCGCATTCCGTCACCCTGCGCCTTTGCGACGACGAGGGCACCCGCGCGGCCTACCCCTTCCCCTTCGAGCTGTGCGTCACCTTCCGCATCGACGGGAACCAGCTGCGGGTGCAGTACGACCTGCACAACCCGGGCGGTTCGGTCCTCTTCGCCAGCCTCGGGGCGCACCCCGCCTTCCGCTGGCCCCTGCATCCCGATATACCCAGGGAATCACACCGCATGGTCTTCGAGAAGCCCGAAATGGCCTTCCTGCCCGTGCTGGACGCCCGGGGCCTCCTGGGCGCGGGGAACCAGCCCAGCCCCCTTAAGAACCGGGAACTGGCCCTGCGGGACGAGATCTTCCAGGAGGACGCCCTCATCTTCAACCCGGTGGAGAGCCGCTTCCTGCGCTACTCGGCCCCCGGCGCCCCCGTGGTGGAGGTGAGCTGGGAGGGCTTCCCGCAGCTGGGCATCTGGACCCGGCCGGGCGCGGGCTTCGTGTGCATCGAACCCTGGCGGGGCTTCGCCAGTCCCGCGGCCTTCGACGGCGAGTTCGGCGAGAAGCCCGGGGTCTTCCAGGTGGGGGCGGGCGCCACCACAACTTCGGCCTACACCGTCCGGGTCCTTCCCGGCTGA
- the clpP gene encoding ATP-dependent Clp endopeptidase proteolytic subunit ClpP: protein MERAYYPPIVIEETPRGERSYDIYSRLLKDNIIFLGTAIDDSVANAVVAQMLFLESEDPDKDIQIYINSPGGSVTAGLAIYDTMQFVKNDIVTYCIGQAASMGAHLLAAGTKGKRFALPSARIMIHQPSGGAQGQASDIEITFKEIQRLKDNLAAALAKHTGQNLKKVMKDMDRDYFMSADEAQEYGLIDRVLSERPA, encoded by the coding sequence ATGGAACGCGCCTACTATCCGCCCATCGTCATCGAGGAAACCCCCCGGGGCGAGCGGAGCTACGACATCTACTCCCGCCTGCTCAAGGACAACATCATCTTCCTGGGCACCGCCATCGACGATTCCGTCGCCAACGCCGTGGTGGCCCAGATGCTCTTCCTGGAGAGCGAGGACCCGGACAAGGACATCCAGATCTACATCAACAGCCCCGGCGGCAGCGTCACCGCGGGCCTGGCCATCTACGACACCATGCAGTTCGTGAAGAACGACATCGTCACCTACTGCATCGGGCAGGCCGCCTCCATGGGCGCCCACCTCCTGGCCGCCGGCACCAAGGGCAAGCGCTTCGCCCTGCCCAGCGCCCGCATCATGATCCACCAGCCCTCCGGCGGCGCCCAGGGGCAGGCTTCGGACATCGAGATCACCTTCAAGGAGATCCAGCGCCTGAAGGACAACCTCGCCGCCGCCCTGGCCAAGCACACGGGCCAGAACCTCAAGAAGGTCATGAAGGACATGGATCGTGATTATTTCATGAGCGCCGACGAGGCCCAGGAATACGGCCTCATCGACCGGGTCCTTTCGGAACGGCCGGCCTAA